Proteins found in one Paenibacillus dendritiformis genomic segment:
- a CDS encoding response regulator transcription factor, translated as MKILIADDEYLVRMTLVSMIQEMPHPFGICGEAESGEDLLELLPDCRPDIVLLDLRMPEMGGLEAMRLGKALSPLTQWIILTGFSDFDSARESVKLGAADYLLKPSSAKELEQALLRVAGIVREQRSLLYKQFESNLNAAFSGWVDPHLSCHDPFIEQAQYMGISFAIDSSLKEREKAFHQQYFSRLRQKMEAAVSESFYPALFLLPHGHMALIGAWLPEREQEGSRAMRRLLRELEDEAQTASGAQAAVTVTLFSTGICASLQELRHELNECARFAPLRVTRGIGRHWSKELLIGSQSGILAEFSRLWLDLSEAYKGRHYLSYMKTADRLWQLFQAERLSACSPSVAQSIKAYLSVTMNRRIDICSENWIEGLHEAGDSLLQHQASKDCGSTMIEQVISYLEQHYASEITLTELARDFHVTPNYLSTLFHQTTGTTFVKYVMRLRMMRAKQLLADPSLQVQQVAEQVGYFSTRHFTKCFFEFEGCSPSEYKKKRKRQNMQ; from the coding sequence ATGAAAATTCTCATTGCCGATGATGAATATTTGGTACGCATGACGCTGGTGAGCATGATTCAAGAGATGCCGCACCCGTTCGGCATATGCGGGGAAGCGGAGAGCGGAGAGGATCTGCTCGAACTGCTGCCGGACTGCAGGCCCGACATCGTGCTGCTCGATCTGAGAATGCCGGAGATGGGCGGGCTGGAAGCGATGCGCCTCGGGAAAGCTCTTTCTCCACTGACGCAGTGGATTATTTTGACCGGATTCTCGGACTTCGACAGCGCCCGGGAATCGGTCAAGCTGGGAGCGGCCGATTATTTGCTGAAGCCGTCTAGCGCCAAGGAATTGGAACAGGCGCTGCTGCGGGTCGCCGGGATCGTCCGGGAGCAGCGCAGCCTGCTGTATAAGCAGTTCGAGAGCAACTTGAACGCCGCCTTTTCGGGCTGGGTCGATCCTCACTTATCATGCCACGATCCGTTTATTGAGCAGGCGCAGTATATGGGCATCTCGTTCGCGATTGACAGCAGCCTGAAGGAACGGGAGAAAGCTTTCCATCAGCAGTACTTTTCCCGGCTGCGCCAGAAGATGGAAGCGGCCGTGTCCGAATCCTTCTATCCGGCGCTGTTCCTGCTCCCCCATGGCCATATGGCTCTTATCGGCGCCTGGCTGCCGGAGCGGGAGCAGGAAGGAAGCCGGGCGATGCGCAGGCTGCTGCGCGAGCTGGAGGATGAGGCGCAGACGGCAAGCGGCGCGCAGGCTGCCGTGACCGTGACGCTGTTCTCTACGGGAATATGCGCCTCGCTCCAGGAGCTGCGGCACGAGTTGAACGAATGTGCCCGCTTCGCTCCCTTGCGCGTAACAAGAGGGATAGGCAGGCACTGGAGCAAGGAACTGCTGATCGGATCGCAGTCTGGGATTCTGGCAGAATTCAGCCGGCTGTGGCTCGATCTGAGCGAGGCCTATAAGGGCCGTCACTACTTGTCCTATATGAAGACCGCCGATCGGCTGTGGCAGCTGTTCCAGGCGGAGCGCTTGTCCGCCTGCTCCCCGTCCGTCGCGCAATCGATTAAGGCGTATCTATCCGTCACGATGAACCGGCGGATTGACATCTGCAGCGAGAACTGGATAGAGGGGCTTCACGAGGCCGGAGACAGCCTGCTGCAGCACCAGGCTTCCAAGGATTGCGGCTCCACGATGATTGAACAGGTCATCTCCTATCTGGAGCAGCATTATGCGAGCGAGATTACGTTGACGGAGCTGGCGCGGGATTTTCATGTCACGCCCAACTATTTGAGCACATTATTCCATCAGACAACGGGCACGACGTTCGTGAAATACGTGATGCGGCTGCGGATGATGCGGGCGAAGCAGCTGCTTGCCGACCCGTCGCTGCAGGTGCAGCAGGTTGCCGAGCAAGTCGGCTATTTCAGCACAAGACACTTTACGAAGTGCTTCTTCGAATTCGAGGGATGCTCTCCCTCCGAATATAAGAAAAAACGGAAACGGCAAAATATGCAGTAG
- a CDS encoding alpha-galactosidase, with protein MKIDYNEAEQLFHLQTPNTSYIMQVVKGGYLAHIYWGRKLRGIHALERIPYVERCSFHPNPDPRDRSFSPDTLPQELPGYGCGDFRHPAYEARQAHGGTASELMYRRHAIISGKPALEGLPATYAEADEEAMTLEIELEDAVTGLQAILRYTVFAEHDAIARSVCYRNAGGAAMKLQRALSMSVDFPHAEFDLLRLPGAWARERHIERHPLAAGTQSVESRRGSSSHQHNPFIALLSRGADEEHGEVYGFSLVYSGSFLAQAEIDQFRSTRVSMGLNPFDFEWLLEPGESFQTPEAVMVYSAAGLGGMSRTYHRLYRTRLCRGRYRDRERPVLVNNWEATYFDFTADKIEALAGGAAELGIELLVLDDGWFGKRNDDRSSLGDWFVNTEKLPGGLADVAKRVNAQGVQFGLWFEPEMISPDSELYRAHPDWCLHVPERRRTQARSQLILDFSREDVCRAVADMLTGILSSAPIAYVKWDMNRNMTEIGSAALPPERQRETAHRYMLGVYRVMEQVTSAFPEVLFESCSGGGGRFDPGMLFYMPQTWTSDNTDAVERLKIQYGTSLVYPASAMGAHVSAVPNHQIGRVTSLEMRGHVAMSGNLGYELDLTKFTEAEKTEVKEQVAFYKSVRALVQHGDMYRLSSPFTSPVTAWMFVSADRKEALLGHFRVLAGPNPAIGRIKLRGLCPDTMYRLEQTGRIYGGDELMYAGIHVPQMEHDFCSILYRFTAV; from the coding sequence TTGAAGATTGACTACAACGAGGCGGAGCAGCTCTTTCACCTGCAGACGCCGAACACAAGCTACATCATGCAAGTGGTGAAGGGCGGCTATCTCGCCCATATCTATTGGGGGCGCAAGCTGAGAGGCATTCACGCCCTGGAGCGAATCCCTTATGTGGAGCGATGCTCGTTCCATCCGAATCCGGATCCGCGAGACCGTTCGTTCTCGCCCGATACGCTCCCCCAAGAGCTGCCGGGGTATGGCTGCGGCGACTTCCGCCATCCCGCCTATGAAGCGCGGCAGGCCCACGGAGGGACGGCGTCCGAGCTGATGTACCGGCGCCATGCGATTATCAGCGGGAAGCCCGCTCTGGAAGGGCTGCCAGCGACCTATGCCGAAGCCGATGAAGAAGCGATGACGCTGGAGATCGAGCTGGAGGATGCGGTCACGGGCCTGCAGGCAATACTGCGGTATACCGTATTCGCGGAGCATGACGCCATTGCGCGTTCCGTCTGCTACCGCAATGCGGGCGGTGCGGCGATGAAGCTGCAGCGGGCGCTCAGCATGAGCGTCGATTTCCCGCATGCGGAGTTCGACCTGCTCCGCCTGCCGGGCGCCTGGGCGCGCGAGCGCCATATCGAGCGGCACCCGCTGGCGGCCGGCACGCAATCGGTCGAGAGCCGCCGCGGCTCAAGCAGCCATCAGCACAATCCGTTCATTGCGCTGCTGTCGCGGGGAGCGGATGAAGAGCACGGCGAAGTGTACGGCTTCAGCCTCGTCTACAGCGGAAGCTTCCTGGCCCAGGCGGAAATCGATCAATTCCGTTCGACGCGCGTCTCGATGGGATTGAATCCGTTCGACTTCGAATGGCTGCTGGAGCCGGGCGAATCATTCCAGACGCCGGAAGCGGTCATGGTCTATTCGGCCGCCGGGCTGGGCGGGATGTCCCGGACCTATCACCGGCTGTACCGCACCCGGCTCTGCCGCGGCCGGTACCGCGATCGGGAGCGGCCGGTGCTGGTCAACAACTGGGAGGCCACCTATTTCGATTTTACCGCAGACAAGATCGAAGCGTTGGCCGGCGGCGCCGCTGAACTGGGAATCGAGCTGCTCGTGCTGGACGACGGCTGGTTCGGGAAGCGCAATGATGACCGCAGTTCTCTGGGCGATTGGTTCGTGAACACGGAGAAGCTGCCGGGCGGATTGGCGGATGTCGCGAAGCGGGTCAATGCGCAGGGGGTTCAGTTCGGCCTTTGGTTCGAGCCGGAAATGATCTCCCCGGACAGCGAGCTGTACCGCGCCCATCCGGATTGGTGTCTGCACGTCCCGGAGCGGAGACGGACGCAGGCCCGCTCGCAGCTTATTCTGGATTTCTCCCGCGAGGACGTGTGCCGTGCGGTTGCGGACATGCTCACCGGTATTTTGTCGAGCGCCCCGATCGCCTATGTCAAATGGGATATGAACCGCAACATGACGGAGATTGGCTCGGCCGCCCTGCCGCCCGAGCGGCAGCGGGAGACGGCGCACCGCTACATGCTGGGCGTGTACCGCGTCATGGAGCAGGTGACCTCCGCCTTCCCGGAGGTGCTTTTCGAGAGCTGCTCCGGCGGCGGCGGCCGCTTCGACCCGGGGATGCTCTTCTACATGCCGCAGACGTGGACAAGCGACAATACCGATGCCGTCGAGCGCCTTAAGATTCAATACGGCACCAGCCTCGTCTACCCGGCCAGCGCCATGGGGGCGCATGTATCGGCTGTCCCTAACCATCAGATTGGGCGCGTTACCTCACTGGAGATGAGAGGACATGTCGCGATGTCCGGGAATCTAGGCTATGAGCTCGACCTGACGAAGTTCACGGAGGCGGAGAAGACGGAGGTCAAGGAGCAGGTGGCGTTCTACAAATCGGTGCGCGCTCTCGTGCAGCACGGGGACATGTACCGCCTCTCCAGTCCGTTCACCAGCCCCGTGACGGCATGGATGTTCGTCTCCGCGGATCGCAAGGAGGCGCTGCTCGGCCATTTCCGCGTGCTCGCCGGGCCGAACCCGGCGATCGGCCGCATCAAGCTTCGAGGTTTGTGCCCGGATACCATGTACCGCCTGGAACAGACCGGCCGCATTTATGGCGGCGATGAACTCATGTACGCAGGGATTCATGTGCCGCAGATGGAGCATGATTTCTGCAGCATCCTGTACCGTTTTACCGCTGTGTAA
- a CDS encoding 3'-5' exonuclease, with amino-acid sequence MLAIIYDLEMTVKRKKGEFAEIIEIGAVKVAEQDGKAAIVDTFQAFVKPTLSPKLSQDTVNFTGIRQEDVNASPVLQDVLDQFVAWIDTEDYALCSWGPDDKAQFLKECRMKRIPLHWLRNHNNLQKPVSLVMNRGSHQQVGLKTALDTLQVPFVGTQHRALDDAYNTALIYIHMIDHIQLQRNEVQEHPSYESAVVYRDEPEDDTDANPFAALARLQLPKE; translated from the coding sequence ATGTTAGCCATCATCTATGACCTGGAAATGACCGTAAAGCGGAAAAAAGGGGAATTCGCGGAGATTATCGAGATCGGCGCGGTAAAAGTAGCGGAGCAGGACGGCAAGGCCGCCATCGTCGACACATTCCAAGCCTTCGTCAAGCCGACGCTCTCCCCCAAGCTGTCGCAGGATACGGTTAATTTCACGGGCATCCGCCAGGAAGACGTCAACGCTTCTCCCGTCCTGCAGGATGTGCTGGATCAATTCGTCGCCTGGATTGATACGGAGGATTACGCGCTCTGTTCCTGGGGTCCGGACGACAAAGCCCAGTTCCTGAAGGAATGCCGCATGAAGCGCATCCCGCTCCACTGGCTGCGCAACCACAACAATTTGCAGAAGCCGGTGTCCCTGGTCATGAACCGGGGCAGCCACCAGCAGGTCGGGCTGAAGACCGCGCTTGACACGCTGCAGGTTCCGTTCGTCGGCACGCAGCACCGGGCGCTCGATGACGCATACAATACGGCGCTCATCTACATCCATATGATCGATCATATCCAGCTTCAGCGGAATGAAGTTCAGGAGCATCCGAGCTACGAGAGCGCGGTCGTCTACCGGGACGAGCCGGAAGACGATACGGATGCGAATCCGTTCGCGGCGCTCGCCCGGCTGCAGCTGCCGAAGGAGTGA
- a CDS encoding MFS transporter: protein MNLALRRTVSFTAIILGFFMALLDTTIVNVALPEMARHFGGSVGQISWVVNGYNLAFAVFIMTAARLADQFGRKKIFLAGVLLFTLASLFAGLAPNAGTLIAMRVVQGLAGAIIVPVTVPMATNLFPKEMHGTIIGIWGAISGLAAASGPALGGVLTEKLNWQWIFYVNVPLGIICMLLTLVFIKESYDPTSGRRIDYAGTLAITAAMFSLTYGLIQANEYGWDSLQIMLLLGGGGLLLALFFIAEWKGKEPMLPLGMLKIRAFNGAAITMFIVGAGLMVIFFLTSFFLTRMMDMSELRAGLLLSVVALGSMLSSAVVGPLSNRFGSRLFAVAGLAMMGAAAYWLGSLEARSTVMDVVARLALAGFGMGMTIVPVMASSVRNVPEEKVGISSGVVNMTKALGSALGVALIVTMLQSNMTQELEEARLLAADTLRANTVLDDALKEQLSEKLAAPAPAANMASPKLSAETALAGIEEQGARAAAELPPEQREVFAKHLDGQMQEVKRLLGQVEDDYRAAATRAFSRTFVISCWLLLLGIPFAWISDKRRTRSR, encoded by the coding sequence ATGAACCTTGCGCTGCGAAGAACGGTTTCTTTTACCGCAATTATTCTCGGATTTTTTATGGCCTTGCTGGACACGACTATCGTCAATGTTGCGCTGCCGGAGATGGCGCGGCATTTCGGCGGGTCGGTCGGGCAAATTTCGTGGGTGGTTAACGGGTATAACCTTGCGTTCGCCGTCTTTATTATGACGGCGGCCCGCTTGGCGGACCAGTTCGGAAGGAAGAAAATTTTTCTGGCGGGGGTGCTGCTGTTCACGCTGGCCTCGCTGTTCGCCGGCCTTGCGCCGAACGCGGGAACGCTGATTGCGATGCGGGTCGTTCAAGGCTTGGCGGGAGCCATTATCGTGCCGGTGACGGTGCCGATGGCGACGAATCTGTTCCCGAAGGAGATGCATGGAACGATCATCGGCATCTGGGGAGCGATTTCGGGCCTGGCTGCGGCCAGCGGCCCGGCGCTTGGCGGAGTTCTGACGGAGAAGCTGAATTGGCAGTGGATTTTCTATGTCAATGTGCCGCTGGGCATCATCTGTATGCTGTTGACGCTCGTCTTCATTAAGGAGTCGTATGATCCAACTTCCGGCCGGCGCATCGACTATGCGGGGACGCTGGCCATTACGGCCGCGATGTTCAGTCTGACGTACGGTCTGATTCAAGCGAATGAATACGGTTGGGATTCTCTGCAGATTATGCTGCTGCTCGGCGGGGGAGGGCTATTGCTGGCGCTTTTTTTCATCGCGGAGTGGAAGGGGAAGGAACCGATGCTGCCGCTTGGCATGCTCAAGATTAGAGCGTTCAACGGGGCGGCGATTACGATGTTTATCGTCGGCGCCGGATTGATGGTGATTTTCTTCTTGACGTCATTCTTCCTGACGCGAATGATGGACATGTCCGAGCTGCGGGCCGGCCTCTTGCTGTCGGTCGTCGCCCTGGGCTCAATGCTCTCCTCCGCAGTCGTCGGGCCGCTGTCCAATCGCTTCGGCAGCCGTTTGTTCGCGGTGGCCGGGCTTGCGATGATGGGCGCAGCCGCCTATTGGCTTGGCAGTCTGGAGGCCCGCTCGACCGTCATGGACGTCGTGGCCCGGCTGGCGCTGGCGGGATTCGGGATGGGCATGACGATCGTGCCGGTCATGGCCTCCTCTGTTCGCAATGTGCCGGAGGAGAAGGTCGGCATATCGTCCGGGGTCGTCAATATGACCAAGGCGCTGGGCAGTGCGCTCGGCGTCGCTCTTATCGTCACGATGTTGCAGTCCAATATGACGCAGGAACTGGAGGAGGCGCGCCTGCTCGCGGCTGACACGCTGCGAGCGAACACGGTGCTCGATGACGCGCTCAAGGAGCAGTTGTCGGAGAAGCTGGCGGCTCCCGCTCCGGCCGCGAACATGGCATCGCCGAAGCTGTCCGCCGAGACGGCGCTTGCCGGGATAGAGGAGCAAGGGGCCCGTGCCGCCGCCGAGCTTCCGCCGGAGCAGCGGGAGGTCTTCGCGAAGCATCTGGACGGCCAGATGCAGGAAGTGAAGCGGCTGCTGGGACAGGTGGAGGATGACTATCGGGCAGCGGCCACCCGTGCCTTCAGCCGCACCTTCGTCATCTCCTGCTGGCTGCTCCTGCTGGGTATTCCGTTCGCCTGGATCAGCGACAAGCGGCGTACAAGGAGCCGATAG
- a CDS encoding TetR/AcrR family transcriptional regulator — MSKGKQTTRTPSQDRSIRTREAILQASMRLFSEKGFHQTNTKQIAAAAGVSTGSFYAYFADKREVFVEALKRYNQHFMDTFNASLEEVDLQNSGVRPGIAHVVDSLIRSHDVYTEFHNELEVMYQSDAEIKQLMDEQYEIGRRLTLEYLNLTRDQLRVTDIEAASFVVFETLDRLVDTIVFSALPVSSERIKAETIDMIASYLLGVKE, encoded by the coding sequence GTGAGCAAGGGGAAGCAGACAACCCGCACACCGAGCCAAGATCGGAGCATACGAACGAGAGAAGCGATTTTGCAGGCATCGATGCGCCTCTTCTCCGAGAAGGGCTTTCATCAGACGAATACGAAGCAGATTGCGGCGGCGGCCGGCGTCTCGACCGGAAGCTTTTACGCTTACTTTGCCGACAAACGGGAAGTGTTCGTGGAGGCGCTGAAGCGGTATAATCAACATTTTATGGACACGTTCAATGCCTCGCTGGAGGAAGTTGATTTGCAGAACAGCGGGGTGCGGCCGGGGATTGCCCATGTCGTGGACAGCCTGATTCGGAGCCACGATGTCTATACCGAATTCCACAATGAACTGGAAGTCATGTATCAATCCGATGCGGAAATTAAACAGTTGATGGATGAGCAATACGAGATAGGCCGGAGGCTTACATTGGAGTATTTGAACCTGACACGGGACCAGCTGCGCGTCACGGACATCGAAGCTGCGTCGTTTGTCGTATTCGAGACGCTGGACAGGCTCGTGGACACGATCGTGTTCTCCGCGCTGCCCGTCTCATCCGAGCGGATCAAGGCGGAGACCATCGACATGATTGCCTCTTATTTGCTCGGCGTGAAGGAGTAG
- a CDS encoding aldo/keto reductase: MIVTLNNGVRMPQLGLGVWRVEEGQQVKESVKTALEIGYRLIDTAAIYQNEAGVGEGMRESGVNREDIFLTTKVWNSDQGYDETLRAFDASLHKLGTDYVDLYLIHWPVPANDKYVDTYKALEKLYADGRVRAIGVSNFHIPHLERILQECSVKPTVNQVECHPRLAQNELREFCTRNEILLEAWSPLMQGGDILTNETIGAIAGRHGKTPAQTVIRWHLQKGNIVIPKSVTPSRIRENFDVFDFELAEEEMADINGLNQDKRVGPNPDEFNNA; the protein is encoded by the coding sequence GTGATCGTTACTTTGAATAATGGTGTGCGCATGCCGCAGCTTGGCCTGGGGGTATGGCGCGTAGAAGAAGGGCAGCAAGTCAAAGAATCGGTCAAGACGGCGCTGGAGATTGGATACCGCCTCATTGATACGGCAGCGATCTATCAGAATGAAGCAGGCGTAGGCGAGGGAATGCGTGAGTCGGGCGTGAATCGCGAAGATATTTTCCTGACGACCAAAGTATGGAATTCCGATCAAGGCTACGACGAGACGCTGCGGGCGTTCGATGCCAGTCTGCACAAGCTGGGCACTGACTATGTAGACCTGTATCTGATTCATTGGCCGGTGCCTGCGAACGATAAGTATGTCGATACATACAAAGCGTTGGAAAAATTGTATGCCGACGGCCGCGTGCGGGCGATTGGCGTATCGAACTTCCATATCCCGCATCTGGAGCGGATTTTGCAGGAATGCAGCGTGAAGCCGACCGTCAACCAGGTGGAATGCCATCCGCGCCTGGCTCAGAACGAGCTGCGGGAATTCTGCACGCGCAACGAGATTCTGTTGGAGGCTTGGAGCCCGCTGATGCAGGGCGGCGATATATTGACGAACGAGACGATCGGGGCGATCGCGGGCCGGCATGGGAAGACGCCTGCGCAGACGGTGATTCGCTGGCATTTGCAGAAGGGGAACATCGTCATTCCTAAATCAGTCACGCCATCGCGCATCCGGGAAAACTTCGATGTATTCGACTTCGAGCTTGCGGAAGAAGAAATGGCCGATATCAACGGGCTGAATCAGGATAAGCGCGTCGGTCCGAATCCGGATGAATTCAATAACGCGTAA
- the gerQ gene encoding spore coat protein GerQ: MSYSYSTYGYSNPQAYQPQSWGGSWGGSKCMVPPTPTPYMAAPTTSGYMMPQQLQGAAVPPSVPSGSMMTPSGTVMPAAIPMFEESYIENIFRLNLGKVGTFYMTYENNSQWNAKVFRGVLEAAGRDHIIISDPNTGQRIVMLMVNFDYATFDEPLAYQYPGVTPRLQDEA, from the coding sequence ATGAGTTACAGCTATTCCACGTATGGGTATTCCAATCCGCAGGCGTATCAGCCGCAATCTTGGGGCGGATCTTGGGGCGGGTCGAAATGTATGGTTCCCCCGACACCGACCCCGTATATGGCCGCCCCGACGACGTCCGGGTATATGATGCCGCAGCAATTGCAGGGAGCTGCCGTTCCGCCGTCGGTGCCAAGCGGGAGCATGATGACGCCAAGCGGTACGGTCATGCCTGCGGCGATCCCGATGTTCGAAGAGTCCTACATCGAAAACATTTTCCGGCTGAACCTGGGCAAAGTCGGCACCTTCTACATGACCTACGAGAATAACTCCCAATGGAACGCGAAGGTGTTCCGCGGCGTGCTGGAGGCAGCGGGACGCGATCATATTATTATCAGCGATCCGAATACGGGCCAGCGCATCGTGATGCTGATGGTCAATTTTGATTATGCGACCTTCGACGAGCCGTTGGCATATCAATATCCAGGCGTGACGCCGCGCCTGCAGGATGAGGCATAG
- a CDS encoding cell wall hydrolase: MAVIKANSEDARLLARLLRAEAEGEGELGMLMVGNVGVNRILANCLDFRNIRTMRDMVYQSPGGYEAVQKSYFYQRPRESEIRLARRVINGERTWPATYALWFFRPSGECPATWYNQPNAGRFKAHCFFAPSGDDCPDVYR; this comes from the coding sequence ATGGCGGTCATCAAAGCAAATTCCGAAGACGCGAGGCTGCTGGCGCGGCTGCTGCGGGCCGAAGCGGAAGGCGAAGGAGAACTCGGCATGCTGATGGTTGGCAATGTCGGGGTGAATCGCATTTTAGCGAACTGTCTTGATTTTAGGAATATCAGGACGATGAGAGATATGGTATATCAGAGCCCGGGAGGATACGAAGCGGTTCAGAAAAGCTATTTCTATCAAAGGCCGCGTGAGTCCGAAATCCGACTGGCCAGGCGTGTCATCAACGGGGAGCGTACATGGCCAGCTACTTACGCGCTGTGGTTCTTCCGCCCGTCGGGAGAATGTCCGGCAACCTGGTACAATCAGCCGAATGCCGGGCGGTTTAAGGCCCATTGCTTCTTTGCCCCGTCTGGCGACGATTGTCCGGATGTGTACCGGTAA
- a CDS encoding FMN-dependent NADH-azoreductase has product MKKVLVVNSNPKPTEMSYGLRLGEHYLAALQAKGDVAIERVNLYEDTIPLIDGSVLDSWGKAAKGEALTPQQTEVLGRMNEILEQFIAADLIVFITPMWNLSYPTMLKAYIDNVIIAGRTFKYTAEGPQGLLQGKRVVHIEARGGFYSEGPAQAFQFANSYLKAVMGFIGITEYENIVVEGMNAVPDRAEELLENAKRVAEESVARLYASV; this is encoded by the coding sequence ATGAAAAAAGTATTGGTTGTAAACTCCAACCCGAAACCGACGGAAATGTCCTATGGACTCCGCCTGGGCGAGCATTACCTGGCTGCGCTGCAAGCGAAGGGCGACGTTGCCATCGAACGCGTGAACCTGTATGAAGATACGATTCCTCTCATTGACGGCAGCGTGCTGGACAGCTGGGGCAAAGCAGCGAAAGGCGAAGCGCTGACTCCGCAGCAAACGGAAGTGCTCGGCCGCATGAACGAGATTTTGGAGCAATTCATTGCCGCAGACCTGATTGTCTTCATTACGCCAATGTGGAACTTGAGCTATCCAACGATGCTGAAAGCTTATATCGATAACGTCATTATTGCTGGCCGCACGTTCAAATATACGGCAGAAGGCCCTCAAGGCCTGCTTCAAGGCAAGCGCGTCGTGCATATCGAAGCGCGCGGGGGCTTCTATTCCGAAGGACCGGCTCAGGCGTTCCAGTTCGCGAATTCGTATCTGAAGGCGGTTATGGGCTTCATCGGCATTACGGAGTATGAGAACATTGTCGTGGAAGGCATGAACGCCGTTCCGGACCGTGCCGAAGAATTGCTGGAGAATGCCAAGCGCGTGGCAGAAGAAAGCGTAGCACGTTTGTACGCTTCCGTGTAA
- a CDS encoding DUF368 domain-containing protein codes for MFEWKNIIRGILIGASDLIPGVSGGTIALVLGIYERLIAAISGFFSREWKKHLGFLIPLGIGVGAALLLLSRLMKWLLAEHPQPTFFFFLGLIVGILPFLWKEADASRSFKAVHYVLAIAAGAAVAATAFVRPEGQAPVIELTASSGVFLFLAGWLGSMAMILPGISGSFVLLLLGAYPTAIHALSTLDIPLIAIIGSGVIVGFIVSSKFIRMLLARFPAVMYALVIGMVVGSLVIVYPGLNGSAVTLVISFVTLAAGFAAAFFLGQRPAKKIEAKVTVQ; via the coding sequence ATGTTTGAGTGGAAAAATATCATTCGCGGAATTCTCATTGGCGCCAGCGATCTCATTCCTGGCGTCAGCGGCGGAACAATCGCTCTCGTCCTCGGGATATATGAGCGTCTGATCGCCGCCATCAGCGGGTTCTTCAGCCGGGAATGGAAGAAGCACTTGGGCTTTCTCATTCCGCTGGGTATTGGAGTCGGCGCCGCCCTGCTGCTGCTCAGCCGCTTGATGAAATGGCTACTGGCAGAGCATCCCCAGCCGACGTTCTTTTTCTTTTTGGGTTTAATAGTCGGCATACTTCCTTTTCTGTGGAAAGAAGCGGACGCCTCCCGATCCTTCAAGGCCGTCCATTACGTATTGGCTATTGCCGCAGGGGCAGCCGTAGCGGCCACCGCTTTTGTCCGTCCCGAGGGACAGGCTCCGGTTATTGAATTGACCGCCTCATCCGGCGTGTTCCTATTTCTGGCAGGGTGGCTCGGAAGCATGGCCATGATCCTGCCGGGAATCAGCGGTTCGTTCGTACTGCTGCTGCTCGGCGCCTATCCGACGGCGATCCACGCGCTCTCGACCCTCGATATTCCGTTGATCGCCATCATCGGCAGCGGCGTAATCGTTGGCTTTATCGTCAGCAGCAAGTTCATCCGCATGCTGCTCGCCCGCTTCCCGGCCGTGATGTATGCGTTAGTCATCGGAATGGTCGTCGGCTCCCTTGTCATCGTCTACCCCGGATTGAACGGGTCTGCGGTGACGCTCGTCATCAGCTTCGTCACGCTGGCGGCCGGATTTGCCGCCGCGTTCTTTCTGGGACAGCGCCCGGCGAAAAAAATAGAAGCAAA